In a single window of the Flavivirga spongiicola genome:
- a CDS encoding VCBS repeat-containing protein produces the protein MPSKKEKLFTVLKANETGINFKNTIPESAEMNSMTYEYYYNGGGVSVGDVNKDGLPDLFFTGNVTHNKLYLNLGNFKFKDITKEAGITDSPSWTTGTTMVDINNDGILDIYVCRSGKLPEPQRANLFFISKGLSSNNTPVYKESASQLGLADTGYGTQAIFLDFDKDNDLDMFLLNHNVNIKPYFNLDKIRNTRDAHVGDKLFLNDHGKFVDVSEKAGIISNELGYGLGVSAGDLNQDGWVDLYIANDYSEHDFLYINQQDGTFKEMTKTSFGHQSNFSMGTDIADVNNDGLMDIAVLDMISEDNYGKKTSMSSMNEELFYTHIKNGFHYQYMHNTLQLNRGGLHFSEIGQYSGMSNTDWSWAPLFLDIDLDGFQDLFITNGLKRDFRNNDFRNYKKTVIEKAEKEKDINKKALIENLVNLTPQKQLVNYVFKGKDGLKFENKVSEWGIDIKSFSNGLAYGDFNNDGALDLVVNNIDEAPFIYKNNSAKQNLGNYIKIVLKGAEKNVSGIGSQIKIYTKGQFQTKEMYTTRGYQSSVEPIIHFGLGDITSIDSLEVTWSNSKKQKLYNVPSNQTLLVEYKNAAIYNDNLVLNYNQFSNNKASETGLDFLHKENNFNDFSREVLLPHRMSRLGPHMSVGYINDDKLEDVFIGGASGQSGALFIQTKEGKFVKSYQQALKNDKKHEDIGTLLFDVDGDGDEDLYVVSGGNEFENENSSYFDRIYINNKGVLAKSIKIKASNLSGSRIKAYDFDSDDDLDIIVTGRQYPGKYPFPVTSKILRNEHGVFKDVTQEIAPELVNIGMITDCSWSDYDNDGDSDLVLVGEWTELLFFENNNGIFKRDLAVKGLEFSTGWWHAIESTDFDGDGDMDYVIGNNGLNYKYKASVEEPFQIYSSDFDNNGTVDIVLGYYENGDLYPLRGRECSSQQIPGIKEKFPSYHQYASANLSDVYGQANLEKALKYSANNFASVYVENKGNKHFKIKPLSAEAQFSSVNSIIVFDFNIDGNLDILLGGNNYQSEVETTRNDASMGTILLGNGNGGFSALSNISTGLYLDGDLRDMKLISLGNGEKGLLSVYNDDKLKFHQINF, from the coding sequence GTGCCTTCTAAAAAAGAAAAGCTATTTACCGTATTAAAAGCAAATGAAACGGGTATAAATTTTAAAAACACGATTCCGGAAAGCGCTGAAATGAATAGCATGACTTATGAATATTATTATAATGGAGGAGGCGTTTCGGTTGGAGATGTTAACAAAGACGGATTACCAGATTTATTTTTTACAGGGAATGTAACACATAACAAACTGTATCTAAACCTTGGAAATTTTAAATTTAAAGATATTACCAAAGAAGCTGGTATAACAGATTCGCCTAGTTGGACTACAGGAACTACCATGGTCGATATTAACAACGATGGTATTTTAGATATTTATGTTTGCAGATCAGGTAAACTTCCGGAACCTCAAAGAGCAAATCTGTTTTTTATTTCCAAAGGTTTATCATCTAATAACACACCTGTTTATAAAGAATCTGCTTCACAATTAGGATTAGCAGATACAGGTTATGGCACACAAGCTATCTTTTTAGATTTTGATAAGGATAACGATTTAGATATGTTTTTACTAAATCACAACGTCAATATTAAACCTTATTTTAATCTTGATAAAATTAGAAATACAAGAGATGCTCATGTAGGGGATAAACTTTTTCTTAATGATCATGGAAAGTTTGTCGATGTTTCAGAAAAAGCAGGAATTATTTCAAATGAATTGGGGTATGGTCTGGGTGTTTCTGCGGGTGATTTAAACCAAGATGGATGGGTGGATTTATATATTGCCAATGATTATTCCGAACACGATTTTTTATATATAAATCAGCAAGATGGTACATTTAAGGAAATGACCAAAACGTCTTTCGGACACCAATCTAATTTCTCTATGGGTACTGATATTGCAGATGTTAATAATGATGGACTCATGGATATTGCTGTATTAGATATGATTTCTGAAGACAACTACGGAAAGAAAACGAGTATGAGTAGTATGAATGAAGAACTGTTTTATACGCATATTAAGAATGGTTTTCATTACCAGTATATGCATAATACATTGCAACTTAATAGAGGAGGTCTTCATTTTAGTGAAATCGGTCAGTATTCGGGCATGTCTAATACAGATTGGAGTTGGGCACCACTTTTTTTGGATATAGATTTAGATGGGTTTCAAGATCTGTTCATTACAAATGGATTGAAACGAGATTTTAGAAATAATGACTTCAGAAATTATAAAAAAACGGTCATTGAGAAAGCCGAAAAAGAGAAAGACATTAACAAAAAAGCTTTAATTGAAAACTTAGTTAATTTGACTCCCCAAAAACAATTAGTTAATTATGTTTTTAAAGGAAAAGATGGACTAAAATTCGAAAATAAAGTATCAGAATGGGGGATTGATATTAAGTCATTTTCTAATGGGCTTGCTTATGGCGACTTTAACAATGATGGTGCTTTAGATTTGGTTGTAAACAATATTGACGAAGCACCATTTATATATAAAAACAATAGCGCGAAACAAAACCTTGGAAACTATATAAAAATAGTTTTAAAAGGGGCAGAAAAAAATGTATCGGGAATAGGAAGCCAGATAAAAATATACACAAAGGGTCAGTTTCAGACAAAAGAAATGTACACCACGCGTGGGTATCAATCATCTGTAGAGCCTATAATTCATTTTGGGCTGGGAGATATAACTAGTATAGATAGTTTAGAGGTTACTTGGTCTAATTCTAAAAAGCAAAAGCTGTATAATGTGCCTTCAAATCAAACACTTTTGGTTGAATACAAAAACGCTGCTATATATAATGATAATTTAGTTTTAAATTATAATCAGTTTTCAAACAATAAAGCGAGTGAAACAGGACTTGATTTTCTTCATAAAGAAAACAATTTTAACGATTTTTCAAGAGAGGTTTTATTGCCTCACCGCATGAGTAGGTTAGGACCGCATATGTCAGTTGGATACATTAATGATGATAAACTAGAAGATGTTTTTATAGGAGGAGCATCAGGGCAATCAGGTGCATTATTTATACAAACAAAAGAAGGAAAGTTTGTAAAGAGTTACCAACAAGCTTTAAAAAATGATAAAAAACATGAAGACATCGGAACCTTATTATTTGATGTGGATGGTGATGGAGATGAAGACCTATATGTGGTAAGTGGCGGTAATGAATTTGAAAATGAAAATAGCAGCTATTTCGATAGAATTTATATTAATAATAAAGGTGTTTTAGCCAAGTCGATAAAAATAAAAGCGTCTAACCTTAGTGGTTCTCGTATAAAAGCATATGATTTTGATAGCGATGATGACTTGGATATTATAGTAACTGGAAGGCAATACCCGGGAAAGTACCCTTTTCCGGTAACTTCTAAAATACTTCGCAACGAGCATGGGGTTTTTAAAGATGTTACCCAGGAAATTGCTCCGGAATTAGTAAACATTGGAATGATTACAGATTGTTCATGGAGTGATTATGATAATGATGGAGATAGTGATCTCGTTTTAGTTGGTGAATGGACCGAATTATTATTTTTTGAAAATAATAATGGAATTTTTAAAAGAGATTTAGCAGTAAAAGGACTGGAGTTTTCTACAGGATGGTGGCATGCTATTGAGTCTACAGATTTTGATGGTGATGGTGATATGGATTATGTTATAGGAAATAATGGTTTAAACTATAAGTACAAAGCAAGTGTTGAAGAACCATTTCAAATTTATTCCAGTGATTTTGATAATAATGGTACTGTCGATATCGTTTTGGGCTATTATGAAAATGGCGATTTATATCCTTTAAGAGGGCGTGAATGTTCATCGCAGCAAATACCAGGTATAAAAGAGAAATTCCCTTCTTATCATCAGTACGCCAGTGCCAATCTTTCAGACGTTTATGGGCAGGCAAATTTAGAAAAGGCATTAAAGTACAGTGCTAACAATTTTGCTTCGGTTTATGTAGAAAATAAGGGGAACAAGCATTTTAAAATAAAACCATTATCAGCCGAAGCGCAGTTTTCATCTGTTAATTCTATTATTGTGTTTGACTTCAATATAGATGGGAATCTAGACATTCTTTTAGGAGGAAATAATTATCAGTCAGAAGTAGAAACAACCCGGAATGATGCAAGCATGGGAACCATTTTATTAGGAAACGGAAATGGAGGATTTTCAGCTTTAAGCAATATAAGTACAGGGCTTTACCTGGACGGTGATTTAAGGGATATGAAGCTGATTTCATTGGGTAATGGCGAAAAAGGATTATTAAGCGTTTATAATGATGATAAGTTGAAATTTCATCAAATAAATTTTTAA
- a CDS encoding RagB/SusD family nutrient uptake outer membrane protein, whose translation MKKLIFLFSFILVFTGCSNHLDQKNVQDLTQESFWQNADDARKGIIASYSALQAYNGSKWTFFEQMYIAVTWKADDILNAPTDYGKSIADFTNGTDDATFTSFWKSNYAGISYANQVIENVPNIPTTAMSDADKAAIIAEARFLRGLYHFHLVVAFENIPLITETPKSPDDFFVSQVSPDVVWTQIEEDFKAAKAALPNSWDNNNLGRATSHTATAYLGKLYLFQEKFTEAISEFNTVITSGAYDLLPNYADNFNGQGENGMESVFEIQWSADRSNGNDERHPFNFEVTPGALGGWELFYPSDWLFTEMQNDLTDTAEFSDRVYASIFFDDPLSEMSDRYEGVNKSYSEVKDDLSHPIYFKKYTADFDLSFYNGINIHLMRYADVLLMQAEALNEDNQTGLALDLVNEVRQRSKAAPLVGLSKDALRDQIRHHERPVELSMEYTIRWFDLYRWSKGSSAVPISETLEDHSKPFFNNFVDGKHDVFPIPLSDMNINENLVQNPGY comes from the coding sequence ATGAAAAAACTTATATTTTTATTTAGTTTTATATTGGTCTTTACGGGGTGTAGTAACCATTTAGATCAAAAGAATGTACAGGATTTAACACAAGAATCGTTTTGGCAAAATGCAGATGATGCCAGAAAGGGAATTATAGCTTCTTACTCTGCATTACAAGCTTATAATGGTTCCAAATGGACCTTTTTTGAGCAAATGTATATTGCTGTAACGTGGAAGGCTGATGATATTTTAAATGCCCCAACCGATTATGGGAAATCTATTGCAGATTTTACTAATGGGACAGACGATGCGACCTTTACAAGTTTTTGGAAATCAAATTACGCAGGTATTTCGTATGCAAATCAAGTCATTGAAAATGTACCTAACATTCCTACAACGGCGATGTCAGATGCAGATAAAGCAGCAATTATTGCTGAAGCTAGGTTTTTAAGAGGTTTGTATCATTTTCATTTAGTAGTGGCCTTTGAGAATATTCCTTTAATTACAGAAACACCAAAATCTCCTGATGATTTCTTTGTTTCTCAAGTATCACCGGATGTCGTATGGACTCAGATTGAAGAAGATTTTAAAGCGGCTAAAGCGGCGTTGCCAAACAGCTGGGATAATAATAATTTAGGAAGAGCTACTAGCCATACAGCCACTGCTTATTTAGGAAAATTATACCTCTTCCAAGAAAAATTCACAGAAGCTATTTCAGAATTTAATACGGTGATCACTTCAGGAGCTTATGATTTATTGCCAAATTATGCAGATAATTTTAACGGACAAGGAGAAAATGGTATGGAAAGCGTTTTTGAAATACAATGGAGTGCAGACCGTTCTAATGGAAATGATGAAAGGCATCCATTCAACTTTGAAGTGACACCAGGTGCTTTAGGAGGCTGGGAACTATTTTATCCTTCAGATTGGTTGTTTACAGAAATGCAAAATGATCTTACAGATACCGCTGAGTTTAGCGATAGAGTATATGCGAGTATATTTTTCGATGATCCACTGTCTGAAATGAGTGATAGATATGAAGGTGTTAATAAAAGTTATAGCGAAGTTAAGGATGATCTTAGTCATCCGATATATTTTAAAAAATATACCGCAGACTTCGATTTAAGTTTTTATAATGGTATAAATATTCATTTAATGAGGTATGCCGATGTATTATTAATGCAAGCAGAAGCTTTAAATGAAGATAATCAAACAGGCTTAGCACTGGATTTGGTAAACGAAGTTAGACAAAGATCCAAAGCAGCGCCTCTAGTAGGTTTGAGTAAAGATGCGTTAAGAGATCAAATTCGCCATCATGAAAGACCGGTTGAGCTATCCATGGAATATACCATTAGATGGTTTGATTTGTATAGATGGTCAAAAGGAAGTAGTGCTGTACCTATAAGTGAAACTTTAGAGGATCACTCAAAGCCTTTCTTCAATAATTTTGTTGATGGAAAACACGATGTATTTCCAATTCCTTTAAGTGATATGAATATTAATGAAAACCTTGTTCAAAACCCAGGATATTAA
- a CDS encoding SusC/RagA family TonB-linked outer membrane protein, whose product MKQRDFRGRFLFFTFFIFSFGCLLAQQISVNGVVTDANGGLMIGVNVLEKGTSNGTVTDFDGKYSLSVNQGSTIEYRYIGYETKEVIVSGQTEINVVLVEDIESLSQVVVVGYTTQNRKDITGAISSVNVSDLEKLPGGNVANLLQGQVAGVVSTPGSGAPGSAPVIRVRGLGTIGSNNPLFVIDGIPGDISSINPADIASINVLKDASAATIYGSRASNGVIIVTTKRGKVGDLKVSFNSYIGVRSIREKMGVLNTAQNNAVSNAAHANDDPPQSPLAYTSLTDVADTDWQDEMFQNGFEQKYDLAISGGTDKARYNMSLGYFDSEGAIIESDFTRYNFRVNTDFNLGERVRIGQTMSYARSERSLLGEDESGNRGNSGFSPILGILQSLPHNAVYDASTVDGFANPVVESGNIVGQTKLITDQSENDRVQGNVFLEVDLIEGLKFRTRLGVNVSNSYFITHTPTYRFGPQEVNDQADLSETRSRLTETVWNNILEYSKTFNEAHNLSLLAGLSYEKSLFRSTGGSNNNFPSNNLVALSAGIGDSNSFGSNVTSTLESVFGQLNYDYKGKYLVSASVRNDGSSRFGPDNQDALFASFSLGWRITEEDFFDSSFISDLKPRFSLGTLGNQNIGNFLFLPILSSNNNAINYPLGSGESQLVNVGTISRSLASRDIKWEESRTTNFGLDLGLLNNRIGVTFDYFKTETTGMLVGVPIPATTGIVFPPTRNGGTLENKGWELTLSYKNAESDFKYSVLANIGATENVVTKLGFADESFTDGFTIFDTHPTTRTEVWNEIGGFYLFNTDGIFQSQAEIDAHGIQPNAAPGDLRFVDTNGDGALNDDDKDYFGSGLPDFEYGMTFNASYKDFDFTLFLQGSQGNNIYNGTKVLLYRRMGAAKNFSSDFLNAWTPSNTNTTVPRVTAQDPNQNIRPSNYFLEDGSYLRIKNIQVGYTLDGEKLGITNARVYVSAENLATFTKYTGFDPGVSNYTTFARGVDRGLYPISRNIIFGLQLNF is encoded by the coding sequence ATGAAACAAAGAGACTTTAGAGGTCGTTTTCTGTTCTTTACTTTTTTTATCTTTTCATTTGGGTGTCTACTTGCTCAACAGATAAGTGTTAATGGTGTTGTAACAGATGCTAACGGCGGTTTAATGATTGGTGTTAATGTATTGGAAAAAGGAACATCAAATGGAACTGTTACTGATTTTGATGGTAAATACTCGCTATCGGTAAATCAAGGAAGTACCATAGAATATCGTTACATAGGGTATGAAACTAAAGAAGTTATTGTAAGTGGTCAAACAGAGATCAATGTTGTACTTGTTGAAGACATAGAATCTTTGTCTCAAGTTGTTGTAGTTGGGTATACTACCCAGAATAGGAAAGATATTACTGGAGCTATTTCTTCGGTTAATGTATCTGACCTTGAAAAATTACCAGGAGGTAACGTTGCTAATTTATTACAAGGGCAAGTTGCTGGGGTGGTTTCTACTCCGGGATCTGGAGCACCAGGTAGTGCACCGGTTATTAGAGTTAGAGGTTTAGGAACTATTGGAAGTAATAATCCACTTTTTGTAATTGATGGGATTCCTGGTGATATAAGTTCTATTAACCCTGCTGACATTGCATCTATAAATGTGCTTAAAGATGCTTCTGCGGCCACTATTTATGGATCTAGAGCTTCTAACGGAGTTATTATAGTAACCACTAAAAGAGGTAAAGTAGGTGATTTAAAAGTATCTTTCAATTCCTATATTGGGGTAAGAAGTATTCGGGAAAAAATGGGCGTTTTAAATACGGCCCAGAACAATGCAGTTAGTAATGCGGCACATGCTAATGATGACCCGCCACAATCACCTTTAGCTTATACCTCTTTAACAGATGTGGCTGATACGGATTGGCAAGATGAAATGTTTCAAAACGGATTTGAACAAAAATACGATTTAGCTATTTCTGGAGGAACTGATAAAGCTAGGTACAATATGTCTTTAGGGTATTTTGATAGTGAAGGAGCCATTATTGAATCGGATTTTACAAGATATAATTTTAGAGTAAATACCGATTTTAATCTTGGTGAAAGAGTAAGAATTGGGCAAACAATGTCTTATGCCCGGTCTGAGCGTAGCCTGTTAGGTGAAGATGAATCCGGAAATAGAGGGAATTCAGGATTTTCACCAATTTTAGGTATTCTTCAATCGCTACCTCATAACGCTGTATATGATGCTTCAACAGTTGATGGTTTTGCAAATCCTGTAGTTGAATCTGGAAATATTGTTGGGCAAACAAAATTAATTACTGACCAAAGTGAGAACGATAGGGTTCAGGGAAATGTATTTCTCGAAGTAGATTTAATTGAGGGATTAAAATTCCGTACCCGACTTGGAGTTAATGTTTCCAATAGTTATTTTATTACACATACTCCAACGTATCGATTTGGCCCACAAGAGGTGAACGACCAAGCTGATTTATCTGAAACAAGATCCCGTTTAACAGAAACTGTTTGGAATAATATATTAGAGTATTCAAAAACATTTAATGAGGCCCATAACTTGTCATTACTTGCTGGACTATCATATGAAAAAAGTTTATTCAGATCAACTGGCGGATCAAATAATAACTTTCCTTCTAATAATTTAGTTGCATTAAGTGCGGGAATAGGTGATTCGAACTCTTTTGGATCTAATGTAACAAGTACTTTAGAGTCCGTTTTTGGTCAACTTAATTATGATTATAAAGGGAAGTATTTAGTAAGTGCAAGTGTGCGTAATGATGGATCTTCTCGATTTGGACCTGATAATCAGGATGCATTGTTTGCTTCATTCTCTTTAGGATGGAGAATTACCGAAGAAGACTTTTTTGATAGTTCTTTTATTAGTGATCTTAAACCAAGGTTTAGTTTAGGTACATTAGGTAATCAAAACATTGGTAATTTCTTGTTCTTACCAATACTATCTAGTAATAATAATGCCATAAATTATCCGCTAGGTAGTGGAGAATCACAATTAGTAAATGTTGGAACCATTAGCCGTTCATTAGCTTCTAGGGATATTAAGTGGGAAGAGTCTAGAACAACAAATTTTGGGCTTGATTTAGGGTTGTTGAATAATAGGATAGGAGTAACATTTGATTATTTCAAAACCGAAACCACGGGTATGCTTGTTGGGGTTCCAATTCCTGCAACAACGGGTATCGTTTTTCCTCCAACTAGAAATGGAGGTACTTTAGAAAATAAAGGGTGGGAGTTAACACTAAGTTATAAAAACGCTGAGAGTGATTTTAAGTATAGCGTATTGGCGAATATAGGGGCAACTGAGAACGTAGTCACAAAATTAGGTTTTGCAGATGAGTCTTTTACAGATGGTTTTACCATCTTTGATACACACCCAACAACTAGAACAGAAGTATGGAATGAAATAGGAGGTTTCTATTTATTCAACACAGATGGTATTTTTCAGAGTCAAGCAGAAATAGATGCTCATGGGATACAACCAAATGCGGCTCCTGGAGATTTAAGATTTGTTGATACCAATGGGGATGGTGCTTTAAATGACGATGATAAAGACTATTTCGGGAGTGGGCTTCCGGATTTTGAATACGGCATGACATTTAATGCATCGTATAAGGATTTTGATTTTACGCTATTTTTACAAGGTTCTCAAGGAAATAATATATATAATGGAACTAAAGTACTTTTATATAGAAGGATGGGCGCTGCAAAAAATTTCTCATCAGATTTTTTAAATGCATGGACACCATCTAATACAAATACTACTGTTCCAAGAGTAACAGCACAAGATCCAAATCAAAATATTAGACCTTCTAACTATTTCTTAGAAGATGGATCTTATTTGCGAATTAAAAATATTCAAGTAGGTTATACGCTTGATGGTGAAAAATTAGGAATTACAAATGCTAGAGTATATGTAAGTGCTGAAAATTTAGCAACGTTTACAAAATATACAGGGTTTGATCCAGGTGTTTCTAACTATACGACCTTTGCTAGAGGCGTTGATAGAGGTTTATACCCAATTTCTAGAAATATAATATTTGGATTACAACTTAATTTTTAA
- a CDS encoding 1,4-beta-xylanase, translating to MDKAYLKKYRLSIHLIFICLLVCNCIEQGDNLLVKKWSKEKAWEWYNKYDWLVGTNFIPSTAVNQLEFWQEETFDIETLDKELAWSAELGMNLHHVYLHDLLWKQDSIGFLNRIENYLTLSDKYHIKTMFVLLDNTWYPIPKLGKQLDPIPHKHNSRWVQSPGAEILSDSNRHDELEGYVKGVISHFSNDDRVICWDLYQEPDFMSWQKDRIELEAENKSIHSLALLKKVFAWARSVNPSQPLTVGISNDSFEHLDVPEDLSPIARYVIEHSDVISFHTYEGDMEVVKQKITELKKYKRPLLCTEYMARTEGNTFENMLPILKHENVAAINWGLVAGKTNTNYPWSSWDEYLMSSPKIWQHDILRQDGTPFSKSEVEFILKTIGIKKTIDR from the coding sequence GTGGATAAGGCGTATTTAAAAAAGTATAGGCTATCCATACATCTTATTTTTATTTGCTTGTTAGTATGTAATTGTATTGAACAAGGTGACAATCTGTTGGTCAAGAAATGGTCAAAAGAAAAAGCATGGGAATGGTATAACAAATATGATTGGTTAGTTGGTACAAATTTTATTCCCAGTACCGCGGTAAATCAATTAGAATTTTGGCAAGAAGAGACTTTTGACATAGAAACACTCGATAAAGAATTGGCATGGTCAGCTGAGTTAGGCATGAATTTGCATCATGTGTATTTGCATGATTTATTATGGAAACAAGATTCCATTGGGTTTTTAAATAGGATAGAAAATTATCTGACGTTATCAGATAAATATCATATAAAAACGATGTTTGTTTTATTGGATAATACATGGTATCCAATTCCTAAGTTAGGTAAGCAATTAGATCCAATTCCCCATAAGCACAATTCAAGATGGGTGCAATCTCCTGGAGCTGAAATTTTAAGTGATAGTAATCGACATGACGAATTAGAAGGGTATGTAAAAGGTGTTATTAGTCACTTTTCTAATGATGATAGAGTCATTTGTTGGGATTTATATCAGGAACCAGACTTCATGTCTTGGCAGAAAGATAGAATAGAGCTAGAGGCTGAAAATAAGTCTATACACTCGTTGGCCTTGTTAAAAAAGGTTTTTGCATGGGCAAGATCTGTTAACCCTTCTCAACCCCTAACAGTTGGAATATCAAATGATAGCTTTGAGCATTTAGATGTCCCCGAAGACCTTTCTCCAATAGCGAGATATGTCATTGAACATTCTGATGTGATTTCGTTTCATACTTATGAAGGGGATATGGAGGTGGTGAAGCAAAAAATAACAGAATTAAAAAAATATAAACGCCCTTTGCTTTGTACAGAGTATATGGCTAGAACGGAAGGTAATACGTTTGAAAATATGTTGCCAATATTAAAACATGAAAATGTAGCTGCAATAAACTGGGGACTTGTAGCGGGAAAAACAAATACGAATTACCCTTGGTCAAGTTGGGACGAATATTTAATGTCCAGTCCCAAGATATGGCAGCATGATATTTTGAGACAAGATGGAACACCGTTTTCAAAATCTGAAGTTGAATTTATTTTAAAAACAATAGGAATAAAGAAGACTATTGATAGATAA
- a CDS encoding tagaturonate reductase, whose protein sequence is MNPLNRNIANVPVYTERILQFGEGNFLRAFANWIIHEMNKHAGFDAGVVVVQPIDHGLVKMLNEQEGLYTLYLNGIKNGKVISEHQIIDCIQRGINPYENYADYLANAENPDLRFVISNTTEAGISYNASDKLDDAPQTSFPGKLTALLYKRFQIFFGASDKGLIIIPCELIDKNGDNLKRIILQYAADWNLGEAFVEWVHKDNIFCNALVDRIVPGYPRDKMDTITKELGYKDSLVVEGEQFHLWVIEGPESLKEEIPAKTCGLNVVFTNNMEPYRTRKVRILNGAHTTLVPVGYLYGIDTVRESIENDIVGAYLRNIIFNEICPTLDLSESELNQFGNDVLDRFKNPYLEHALMSISLNSTSKYKTRVLPSVLEFIKRKNNLPQGLLFSLASLILFYKGERNGEAIALKDDQTVLDFFEKQWATESIEDIVKNTLSNTNFWEIDLTRFEGFQNAVTNHLQTIVSKGMKAALVNLEKNQ, encoded by the coding sequence ATGAATCCATTAAATAGAAATATAGCAAACGTTCCGGTTTATACTGAAAGAATTTTGCAATTTGGAGAAGGAAATTTTTTAAGAGCTTTTGCAAACTGGATAATTCATGAAATGAATAAGCATGCAGGTTTTGATGCAGGAGTTGTCGTAGTCCAACCTATAGATCATGGACTAGTAAAAATGTTAAACGAACAAGAAGGCTTATATACCTTATACCTAAACGGAATTAAAAATGGAAAAGTGATTAGCGAACATCAAATCATTGATTGTATCCAAAGGGGAATCAATCCTTATGAAAACTATGCGGACTATTTGGCGAACGCAGAAAATCCGGATTTACGCTTTGTAATTTCAAATACCACAGAAGCAGGAATCTCATACAATGCTAGTGATAAATTAGACGACGCACCCCAAACAAGTTTTCCAGGAAAATTAACCGCTTTGTTGTACAAAAGATTCCAAATTTTTTTTGGTGCTTCAGATAAAGGATTGATTATTATTCCTTGTGAGCTCATCGACAAAAATGGAGACAATTTAAAACGAATTATTTTGCAATACGCTGCAGATTGGAATTTAGGAGAAGCTTTTGTTGAGTGGGTTCATAAAGACAATATCTTTTGTAATGCCTTAGTCGATAGAATTGTACCCGGGTATCCAAGAGACAAAATGGATACTATAACAAAAGAATTAGGATACAAAGACAGTTTGGTGGTAGAAGGCGAACAGTTTCATTTATGGGTCATTGAAGGACCAGAGTCTTTAAAAGAGGAAATTCCAGCAAAAACTTGTGGGTTGAATGTTGTTTTTACAAACAATATGGAACCGTACAGAACGAGAAAAGTACGTATACTAAATGGTGCACATACGACATTAGTACCAGTAGGATATTTATATGGTATTGATACAGTGCGTGAGTCTATAGAAAATGATATAGTTGGAGCATATCTAAGGAATATAATTTTTAATGAAATTTGTCCGACTTTGGATTTATCAGAATCCGAATTGAATCAATTTGGCAACGATGTGTTAGATCGATTTAAAAATCCTTACTTAGAACATGCCTTGATGAGCATTTCATTAAACTCAACATCAAAATATAAAACAAGAGTATTACCTTCTGTTTTAGAGTTTATTAAGAGAAAAAACAACTTGCCCCAAGGCCTCTTGTTTTCACTGGCATCTTTGATTCTTTTCTATAAAGGGGAAAGAAATGGAGAAGCCATTGCATTGAAAGATGATCAAACTGTTTTAGACTTCTTTGAGAAACAGTGGGCTACAGAATCCATTGAAGATATTGTAAAAAATACGCTTTCAAACACTAATTTTTGGGAAATTGATTTGACACGGTTTGAAGGATTTCAAAATGCAGTAACAAACCATTTGCAAACCATTGTAAGTAAAGGAATGAAAGCAGCTTTAGTGAATCTTGAAAAAAACCAATAA